The Cyclobacterium amurskyense genome contains the following window.
TTGTAATTTATCAAAAGCTCCCCCTGTTGTGCATTGAAAATTGACATATTTACTATGGCCTTATTGGTAGAACCATAAAATCCCACTAACACTCCTAAAGCTAATGAAGCACCTTCTGACATGGGTTTAGTGGTTTCAAAGGTTCCCATAATAACCGCATCAACACCAATGATTTGAGCCAACTCTTCGGGTGTATAATCTACCAGATTTTCTGTAAATATTCCATTTCTTCTTAATAAGGCATTGGTGGTGTTGGTGTCTTGAACCTTTACCTTTAATTTATTCTGTTTTTCACGCTTAAGGAACCAAGAATACATGGCTGATTGAATACTTAAACCTTCGGATTCTTCCATTTTCGCCAACTGTTCGGTACTAATATCTTTCATTTGTTTAGGCCTTAAGTTTACAGAAGCACTAAAGGGAACTATCGCAATGATTTCATGTCCTGCTGTTAGTTGATCAAAATCCGGATTTTCATAAAAATGGGTTTGCGCCGGTGCCACAAATGATAAGCAAAGCATAAAAATAAACATAAAAATTCTTTTCATTCCAGTACAATTAAATAGTTTAAGATAATTTTAAAAAAGATGTCATAACCAAAAATAAAGCTTACACATTCTAAATTTTGAGTGATGTTAAATAATTCTGGACAAATATGTAGTATTATTTTAGTTAAAACAATTTAATAGATAATGTTTGTAAATCAGGAAGGGAATTACCTATTCTATGGGATAGAAAGGAATAGTTACTAACGACGCCTGAATGGGGTAGAGGCCAATCCATTTGATTTTCAAATGACTCACTGATTTATAATATATCAAAGGAATATAGCGTCCCATCCTTTAGCGTAAAGCGAAGTCGCACCATTTTCCCTTTTAAGTCACTTAATTTTTTATTGCCCCAGCTAATCTGATTGTTAAGCCCTGAACCGGTAAATGGAGTACAATCTTCTGAAGTCCAGCCCTCTAATGGTTCATCACGAATCGCCGAACGAACCTCAACTCGAATCTCTCCCGCTGCATCGGCATTGATAAATAAATCTCCGTTGACTTCAAAAGGACGGGTAAGAATTCTGCCCAGCGTATCTGCCTGTGAGCGAGCACCGAATAATCGATCTAGTTTGGTCGTAGCAACTCCAATGGCAGGGCTACCAGGGCTGTCATGATTTGACTTGTTGCCAGAATAGTAAAACATCATTTCATTACCTTTGATGACGGGTTCTGAAATGCGTATTTGTCCTGCGTCCCACTCATTTTCCTTACCCAAATTTAAAGGACTCTTTTGGGCATTGGCTGGTAATCGATTCCAGTGATAGGCATCATTACTCCAGACCAATTCTGCAGTGACTTTTTCTGTTTTTCCGGGGGCATAAAGTTGAAGAAATCCAAAAAATAAATCACCTCTTCTAATAACAGTTATACCATAAAAATCGCTCACATCTCCTTCTTCAGGGACCATTACCGTGCGTTCATGCGTCCAATTCACTAAATCATCACTATCTACGACTGCAATGCGCCTTCTATTAACATGTTTTATACCTTCACCAGCATAGGCTTTCGGACGTACATAGACAAACCAGCGCTTGCGAACTTCATCGAAGACAAAGTTATTTCTTGTGTCACTGTGGTACCAGACTGCAGGATTTTTAAATGAACTACTGAAAGTCTTTCCATCTGCAGAATAGGATACAAATACCCCTCCAGCTTCATTATGTATAGCAACAAATCTATTCTCCGCCGCATTTGATGCTGGGTTAAACTCAACATCAATATCCTGGGTTTTTTCCTTCCCCAATTTGACCAAATTGGTTTTTTTATAGGAAGCGTCTTTTCGATCAAATAGGTTCAATATTGGTTTCTTCCATTTGATGCCATCCTTTGATTCTGCGTAAGCAATATTGTAAGAAAAAGGAAGTTTGCTATAATAAGAAGCAGAGTCCCATACACTGTACCACATTTTGTATAATTGATCCTGGGGATCAAATAAAACTTTCCCACCCAATAAAGGCCCTGTTCCCTCCCAGGGATGTTCCTTAACAACAATTGGATTTCCGGCGTATTTTTTAAGCGGAACAACAAAACGCTCAATCATCCAGCGATCCTCAATTATTCTGTCATCTATGACAAAATATGGGCCTTTAACAGGTAGCTTGTCTAGCTGTTTGTCCGATTTGAGCTTTTCCCATGGTTCCAGATTATTTTTTTGACCAAAGCCTTCTGTCAAAGCAAAAAGGCTTAATGCCAAACAACTTACTTTTAATAAATTCATATTTATCCCTATTCTAGCTTCTAGATAAAATGTTAATTCCCATATAAGAAACGATAATAAATTCATTTATTCAGTATAAATGTGTTATAAATGATTCTTTTTGTTTTAAGTTATGATTTGTTCGATTGTCCGTATTTTGTTTTTGATCAAAGTTGACTTTTTTATAGTGCGGAGTTCGTTAAATAGTTTGATACATTAATTAAAAATCAACTTTACCACATTTCTTTTGGATCTACTAAATTAAAACCTCCTTACAGTCGTGATCGTTAATTCAAGATCTGGAGCCCTTCAAGTCAAAAAGTCAATTTTTTGTCAAATTAATACTTTTTAGCAGTCAGATTGTCATTCAATTATTTAAACCCGAAATATGCAATAGACATTCTATTAAGTGCTGAAATCGATTTAAAATAAGCCACTTCGTTGCTGTTTGAAGATTTCACCATAGCGGTGCTATGCTAAAATCTTCAAACAGTCTGATTGTCTTGCGATTGCAACACTTCCAGTAAACACGGGACAGGCTATTACGAATCCTATTATACATAATCCGGGTTAAAACAACAGTAGATTTATGGCACAGGTTTTGTTCCTTACGGTTTTTGCGAAATGAAAATAAAGGTTGGAATTGCTAACATTTTTAATCTTAAAACGTAATTAAATTCACTATTATTAGATCATACATTGTAAATGATAGGCAATGGTTATTTGGGTTATATAGGTGGTGTAGTTTAAAATTTGATTCGATTGTTATGGAAACTTCTTATTTAGATTATTACAAAAGGATAATTAAAAAGGTGAGCTTTGATTTAGGTTTGTTAAAAGATGAGCTCAATAAAGCCAATCAAATCCTTACTGTGGAAGAAAAGGCCCGCTTGAAGAAGTGGATGCTTAGAAATGGACTTTATACCGAAAAACTAAGAGGAAATGCTTTTTAGTAGATTAGGTAAGGCTTTGTTCTATTAATCTGAATTCTGTGAGCACTTTATAACTCCACTATAATGATAAAAAGTAGGACCAATTGGATAAATTTGATGCGATTCCATCAGGAAATACAATGGCTAAAGAAATTTTGGGTTAAATCCATCCAAATGGAGGGAAAGCAGTTTGTCATTACAGGCCTACTTTCCCTCTATTTTTTTGTCCAGATGCATAAATTTTAGTCAGGCCATTTCATTTTTTTCGAGTAATGACTTTTATCTCCTTAGAATGAGGAAAAATGGTTGATTGGAAAGGAATTATTCCTCAATTTTACTTGAGACCATTGCGGCCAATTTCCATTTGCCTTTTACCTTGTGTAGATTTCGTACTTCATAGCTTTTGTAATCCTGTCCATCGAGTTTCATGTTTTGAACATAGATTACAAAAGCCTGATTTCCATTAACCGAAAAATCGAAATCAGAAGTTTCTAATGTAGCTTTTATTGGATTGGAATTGTTTTCCATATCCTCTTTCATAGACTTGCTAATCTCTTCCCAGTTGTCGGATCTAAAACCTGCATTTGTTACTAAAAAGGATACCTCGTTTTTAGAATCCCATTGTGCCGCCCAGGCATCATAATCTCGATTCATATAGGCAGTAGTTTCAGCAGTCAGAACATTTTTTATAGAAGCCTCTTCTTGTTTTTGAGCATAAAGCATGGTAACAAGAAACATAAGGAAAATTGTGAGTGTGGTTTTCATGGTTTTTTGTTTTAGAATTGAATTATTTCACTTATAAAATGTCCATCTGTACACATATTACCTAAAGGCTTCTAAAGACAGTTTTGATCTCAGGTTTGTAAGTTGCAATTCACTTGGTTTTTGATGCAAATAATTCCACCCTTTTTAAGGGTTATGAGGGGGTTGGGGTTAATCTTTTTTTGAAAGTATAACCAGATTAAAGGCCAATATTTAACTTTAGGAGATTGTTTCAATTATAATATCAAATAAAATTAAATACTAAATATTTAGTAAAATTTATATTTTTATATTATAAAATAATAATTTAACGATTATTATTTTATAATAATAGTAATATGTAAAATAATAAGAATAAATATTATCGTAATTTATTTTTATTATTTGGGAATAGGAAAAAGTAGGTAAGGAAATAAGCAATGAAGAAAACTAATTTCCGCATTACAGATTAAAAGCAGAAGGTGTAAGTATTAAAATCAGAAGAAGCACATAGTAATCAAAACAAGGTTATTAAAATTATATAAAAAATATGTGTATTTATGTTTCTCATTGAATCCAGGTATTTTGGGATAATGAGATGCAGTAATAGTATAAAACCTACCCACCGGTTTAATTCAGAATGAACAATTAATTAGTTCATCAAAAGCTGAAAAATGCAGAAAAAATACCCTGATCACGGTATTTTTAATCTTACCAACCTTCGTACCTTTGAATCAGGTGATAAATAAACTTTTCAAAATGGAATTTTTCCATTGTAAATGGTGGGTAATCGTTAAACTATTTTTTTACCCACTATTTTAATTCTTTCCTCCGCACTGTAGATATTAAAACTTTCATTTTTTAAAAATCCGACCAAAGTCATTTGTTTTTCCTTGGCAAGTGCCACAGCAAGATGTGTAGGAGGACCAAAAGCAAGTAAAATGGAAATGCCTGCATTAATGGCCTTTTGTGCCATCTCGTAGCTTACACGTCCACTTAACAAGACTATCTTTTCTTTACTCAGTTCAATATTGGCTTGCATACTTGCCCCGATAAGTTTGTCCAAAGCATTGTGTCGTCCAATATCTTCCCTTAACAATAAGAGTTTACCATTCTGATCATACAATGCAGCGGCATGCAGTCCCCCGGTATATTTGAAAGCTGTTTGAGAGGATTGTAGGTTTTCAGGAATGGATAAGATCGTTTCCGGATCTATTTGCCATTGTTTATTAAGTGGTAAAGCTCCATTTTCACATTTCACGGCTTCAATTGCCGTTTTTCCACACACCCCACAACTGGAGTTGGTATAAAAGTTTCTGCCTAGTTTCTTGAGGTCTATAGGATGTCCTTTTACGAATTGAACAATCAGTACATTTCCTTTTTCTTCTGGTTTTACTTTTTGGCAATACCTTATCAACAGAATATCGCTGTGGTTTCTGATGATTCCTTCTGCAAATAAAAAGCCAGTAACTAGGTCAAAATCATTTCCTGGGCTGCGCATGGTTACCAACAAATCTTTCTTATGCCATTCTCCATTTTGCTCAAACTCAAGTCGAATTTGTAAGGGCTCTTCTACTGCTAGCAGGTCCTGTAGTTCAGTGAAGTCTGGTTTATTGTACCTGTGAATACTGCTGAAACTTACTAGGCTATCTGTTGCTTTCATTATCCAATTTTTCCAAAAATACTTCTATATATTTTGAGGCGGGGCAATGGCTTTCTTCTGAATTATTATCCAATGCTACCAGTACATTTCCTTCTGGGAAATAAACGGATAGGCATCCTTGGGAAATGTTATAAGGGACTACCTGAAAACCTTCAAGTACCCGTTTTTCACCCTCAAAAACACTTGTCAACCGCACCAGATCACCGGCTTTACACCCATATTGAAGCATGTCATCTTCATTCATCATGACCACTTCCCGGCTATTGCTTATCCCTCTATAACGGTCATCATAGCCATAAATGGTGGTGTTAAATTGGTCGTGACTTCTTACGGTCATGAGTATAAAGGGAGTTTCAGGATTTCTGGCTTTATTAAGTGGATTTATTGTCAGCCGGGCTTTCTTGTCCGCTGTATTAAAATCTCTTTCTCTGGCACCATTGGGAAGGTAAAAGCCTCCTGCTTTTTTTACTCTTTCGTTGTAGGCATCAAACCCTGGAATGACCTCCTCAATTTTATCCCTTATTAGTTCGTAATTTTCTTTCATTCCTTCCCAGTCAGTGGTATTGTTTTTACCTAATACCGCTCGGGCCATGTCACAAACAATGGCTACCTCGCTTTTGAGCTCTGGTGAAGCTGGTGGCAGGTCCCCATGTGACATTCTAACTCGTCCTGCAGTGTCCTCAGTACTGACAAACTGAGAGCCATGGCTGCTAATGTCTTCTTCTGTTCTGCCTAGGCAGGGTAAGATTAGGGCTGTTTTTCCATGAATAAGGTGGCTTCTATTTAGTTTGGTAGAAACATGCAGGGTAAGCGAACATTGTTTTAAGCCATCAAAGACTTTCTCCGTATCAGGAGCTGCCAATGCGAAATTACCACCCATCCCCATAAAAACTTTGCCTTTACCATTAGCCATGGCCTGAATAGCGCCCACAGCATGAACACCTTCTTTTTTAGGAGGTTGAAAGTCAAAGGCTTTTCCCAACCGCTGCATAAAGCGTTCTGGCATTTTTTCCCATATTCCCATGGTTCGGTCACCCTGAACATTGGAGTGCCCTCTTACCGGTAGAGTGCCAGCCCCTGGTTTTCCTATAGCTCCCTTCAACAAAAGGATATTTACGATTTCTCTTATGGTGTTTTCTGCATTTCTATGTTGGGTAATGCCCATCGCCCAGGCGATGATAATGTTTTTCTTTTCTATAAGAAGATTGGCAGCTTCCTTAATTTGATTTTCAGGAACGCCACTTTCCAAGATTAACTGGTCCAATTTGCATTTTTCAATATGCGCGCAAAGCGCTTGATAGCCAGTGGTTTTTTCTGAGATAAATGCATGATCAAATACTTTTCCAGGATTTTGTTTTTCTGCTTCTAAAAGCATTTTAAGCAAGGCTTTCAACAAAGGTAGGTCCCCGTTGACTTTTACCTGTAAGTGAAGGTCATGTATAGATGTAGGTTTTCCAATCCACTCCCAAGGTTTTTGCGGATGGCGAAATTGCAATAAGCCTGTTTCCGGCAAAGGATTCACTGAAATTATCTTTCCTCCCTTGTTTTTCAATTCCTCCATTGCCGTAAGCATTCTGGGTGCATTGGTCCCAGGGTTTTGCCCCATCACTATCAATAAATCTGCTTTTGGAATATCATTTAGCACTACGGAAGCTTTACCAATTCCTACGGTATCGGTTAGGGCTTTACCTGATGCTTCATGGCACATATTAGAACAATCTGGGAGGTTGTTAGTGCCGAATTGCCTTACAAAACACTGGTAGAGAAAAGCGGCTTCATTGCTAGTTCGGCCTGAAGTATAGAAAATGGCTTGGTCAGGTGTGTCAAGGGCATTGAGTTCTGCGGCAATCAGTTCAAAGGCAGCTTTCCAAGTAATAGGTGTGTAATGCGTATCCTTCTCTTTTAATACCATAGGTCGAGTGAGCCTACCTTGCTTTTCCAGCCAATGATCTGATTTCTCCAATAAATTCTCAATGCTGTTTTGCTCGAAAAAGGAATTGTCAATGCTTTTTGAACTTCCTTCCCAAGCTACAGCTTTGGCACCATTTTCACAATATTCTGCGATTTTGGAGACTTTATCTGCATCAGGATCTGGCCAGGCACAGCTCGGACAATCAAAGCCATTTGGTTGGTTAAGTTTAAAAAGGGTTTTCACTCCTTTTCCTATATGGGTCTCCTCCCAGATTCTATAGGCTACGGTCTGTATGGATTTTAGCCCGGCGGCTGTTTCTGCTGGGGGACTGATTTTAACTTTTCTTTTTGGAAGTATAGGCATTTTTGAAAATCTCAGAGGAGTTTGAAATTTATTTATTACAAGGTAAAAAGAATTATAATTTTAAGCTAAAAGGAAGTGGATTGTTCAAAAAGCGGCTATTTTTCTTTCATGACTTTATTATATGCTTGGTCTATTATTTGACCTACACTTCCATTTATTATTAAAGGATTTTACCGCCCAATAAAAGTATGTTTTTATTTACATGATTAACCTTTATATTTAAATTGCTTTAACCTGAATTTTGTCAAATATAAATACACCCAATGTCTCCAAAAAATATTTTACTCTACTGCCTTATTTTTACCGGTTTATTTCAGTCCTGTGGAACGGATGTACAGGAGAAGAAACCCTACAATATATTATTTATTGCCATTGATGACCTAAGGCCCGAACTGGGTATTTATGGAAATGAAATCATCAAGACGCCCAATTTGGATGCCATAGGTAATTCAGGGACAATTTTTGAAAATCACTACGTTCAGGTGCCTACTTGTGGTGCTTCCCGTTGCAGTATACTTACAGGAATGCTTCCAAGTAGTCGAGCACATCTAAAAAATTCTGCCATTGAAAAAATGATGGCCGATGTGCCCGAAGGAGAACGACCGGAAAGTTTTGTTCATCACCTGAAAAGGAATGGTTATTATACAGTTGGCATTGGCAAAATCAGTCATTCAATAGAAGGTCTTGTTTATGGTTATGAAGAAAGCCCCGAAGGAGCAAAAGCGGAAATGCCTTACAGTTGGGATGAGATGCTTTTTGATGCAGGAAAGTGGGGGAATGGCTGGAATGCTTTTTTCGGCTATGCAGATGGCTCAAACAGGCAAGGTAAAAAGAAACAGGTAAAACCATACGAGGCAGGAGATGTATCTGATGAAGGTTATCCAGATGGACTTTCTACTCAATTGGCCATAAAAAAACTTAGAGAATTGGCGGATAAAGAAGAGCCGTTTTTTATGGGCTTGGGTTTATTTAAACCACACTTGCCATTTACTTCTCCCAAAAAGTATTGGGACTTGTACGATAGGGATGAAATTCCCTTATCAGGGTCTCCGGATATTCCCGAAAATATCGATTTGAGCAGTTTACAAAGAAACGGAGAGTTCAATCAGTATGCTCTGGGAGAAGAAAAAGCCAGTCTAGAGCAGCCCTTATCAGATGAGTATGCCAGAAAGCTTAGGCATGCATATTATGCAGCAGTAAGTTACAGTGATGCCTTGGTAGGTAAAGTTATGCAGGAGCTAGATGAGTTGGGCTTGTCCGATAATACCATTGTTGTCGTGTGGGGCGATCATGGATGGCATCTTGGAGACCAAAGGGTATGGGGTAAACATACCATTTTTGAAACTGCGTTAAGAAGTCCCTTAATAATAAAGGTCCCGGGTCAGGAAGCCCGCAGAATTTCTTCGGAAATGCCTGTCAGCAGTATTGACCTTTACCCGACCTTAATGGAACTAACAGACATTCCTACCAATTTCCCATTGGATGGGCAAAGTCTGATGCCATTGATTAAAGAGGGGAAAGATGAGAGCAGAGAAGCATTGGCCTTTAGTTACTTTAATAATGGTATTTCAATGCGAACAGACAAGTATCGCTTGATGAAATATTTCAGAGAGGAAACGCCAAAAATTGAATTGTACGACCATGTCAATGATCCTTTGGAGACAAAAAATATAGCTGCTGAGCAGCCTGAATTGGTTGAGCAGCTCTTGGTTCAATTAGAAAAAGGAGACACTGGACTGTATTCGAAAAAGAACAATTAATCATAAAAGCCAAAATGAAATTTATTCAAAATAGCCTACCCATTTATACGCTACTTTCGGCCATTTTTTTAATTGCTGCAGTATCTTGCGCCAGTAGCAAGGAAGAAGAAGTCCTTGAAAAGCCAAATATCATTTATATTCTTGCTGATGACCTCGGCTATGGAGACTTGAGCTTTCTAGGTCAGACTAAATTCAAAACCCCAAATATTGATAAATTGGCGGCTGAGGGAATGGTTTTTACCCAGCATTACGCCGGAACGACTGTTTGCGCCCCTTCCCGTTCGGCACTGATGACAGGTTTACATACCGGACATACACAAGTTAGAGGTAATAGAGGGTTAAATGGAGGGCAATTTCCATTAAAAGAAGGAACACAAACCTTGGCTACTTTATTGAAAGAGGCTGGATATGCAACCGGGGCTTTCGGGAAATGGGGTTTGGGTTATCCAGGATCGGAGGGAGAACCACTAAACCAGGGTTTTGATGTGTTTTTCGGTTTTAACAGTCAGACAATTGCCCATAATTATTATCCTAGAGAGTTATGGGACAATGATAAAATTATAACACTTGAAGGTAATCAGGGTACGGAACAAGGGCAATATGCACCTAACCTTATTCAGGAAAAAAGATTGGCCTTTATTGAGAAGAATAAGGATAATCCTTTCTTTATGTTTGTCCCTACTATAGTTCCACATGCAGAACTTTTTGCTCCAGAAGAATACATGGAAAAATTTCTCACCAAAACAAATCCTGAACCGCCTTATCAATATGAAAGCAAACTTGGGCCTGAAACTTATTATGATGGTTTAGATGATCCCGAACATCCACGATATAAGGCGGGTGGTTACGGATCACAGGCTTATCCTCACGCTGCTTTTGCCGCCATGGTCACCTTATTGGATGATCATGTTGGTCAGATCGTAAGCAAATTGGAGGAATTAAATCTTCTGGAAAACACTATTGTTATTTTCACTTCAGATAACGGTCCACATCTTGAAGGAGGAGCAGATCCGGATTTTTTCAATAGCAATGGCCCTTTTCAGGGATACAAAAGAGACTTGCATGAAGGGGGAATTCATGTGCCAATGATTGTAAGTTGGCCTACAAAAGTCAAAAAAGGAAGTGAAACTGATCATGTTAGTGCTTTTTGGGATATTTTGCCTACATTTTCTGATATTGTAGGAATTGAAACGGTAGGGACTTTGGATGGAATCTCATTCCTTCCCACCCTTTTAGGTGCCGATGACCAACCTACTCATTCCCACCTTTACTGGGAGTTTCATGAAAAAGGAGGAAAACAGGCAATAAGAAAAGGTAAATGGAAAGGAATAAAGTTAAATGTTTTTGAAGGAAATGAAACGATTCAGCTTTATGATCTAGAGCAAGATCCAGGGGAGACTAAAGACTTGGCCAGCGAATACCCTGAAGTAGTAGAAGAAATAAAAGGCTTAATGCAAAGTTCCAGGACAGAGGATTCTGAGTGGCCATTTGAAGAGAAAATTGAAAGGGATGTTAAGAACAACTAAAAGTATTCTGGTTTTAATTTGTCTAGCAGTAGTCTTTTCTTGTTCACAGGAAAACAATAATTCTAAAGCAAAAGATTACCGTACATGGGAGCATTATCGTGCTTCAAAAACAGCGGCTCAATTTTCAGGTTTGGATCAAATAAACAAGGAGAATGTTCATTTGTTGCAGCCGGCATGGACTTTTCATACGGGTGACAGTAAGGAGAGAACACCCATGGAATGCAATCCAATGATCATAGGGAAGGTCATGTACGTGAGTTCTCCTCAGCTTGATTTGATTGCTTTAGACGCTGAAAAGGGAACAGAACTTTGGCGTTTTGATCCTGAGGTTTTTGGTCAGTCAGGAGGAGTAAATAGAGGCTTTTTTCACTATAAGGAAGGGGAGCGCATTCGCATTTTTATGGCAGTTGGCTATTATCTTTTTGCTATAGATGGTGAATCAGGAGAATTGGTCTCTGAATTTGGGGAAGAGGGGAAGTTAGATTTGCGTAAAAACCTCGGTGTTGATCCGGAAAGCCTTTCTATTTCTCTTAGTACACCTGGGATAGTGTTTGGAGATTTGATAATAATTGGTTCAGCAACAGGGGAGGGCTATGATGCTTCTCCCGGACATATCAGGGCATACAATGCTAAAACGGGAGCTTTTGAATGGATATTTCATACTATTCCTAAAGAAGGTGAAGTTGGATATGATACTTGGCGTTGGCAAGAAGGAGAAAACTATGGAGGCACCAATAATTGGGGAGGATTGAGTTTGGATGAGGAACAAGGATGGGTTTATGTTTCTACCGGTTCACCTGCCTATGATTTTTATGGAGGAAACAGGATAGGAGAAAATCTATTTGGGAATTCCATCGTAGCCTTGGATGCTAGAACAGGGGAAAGGAAATGGCATTATCAGGCAGTTACCCATGATATTTGGGATTATGACTTGCCTTGTGCGGCCACTTTAGTGGATCTACCTACTGAAAATGGTACAGTGAAAGCGCTGGTACAACCTACTAAGATGGGAGAACTGATTATATTGGACAGGATAACAGGGGAATCCTTATTGGATATGGAAGTGAAAAATGCACCTCCTTCCTATGTGCCTGGAGAAGTAGCTCATCCCAGCCAAAAGTTTAACCAGGGAATTACTGTTGTGAGACAAGGCTTGGACAGTACAAGGTTGACAAATATTTCTGCTGAAGCCAATGCTTATGCGAAAAATGAATTTAGAAAATACCGAAACGAAGGTATGTACACTCCCCCGAGTCTGGAGGGAACAATCACCAATCCAGCCACAAGAGGAGGAATGATTTGGGGAGGGGCCTCCTATGACCCTGTCAACCAAATGCTCTATGTCAATGCGAATGAAATTCCCATGATTTTACAGTTACGTAATATTTCTGAAAATCAAGATGGTAAAGGTTTGAATGGAATGCTACCTGGGAGAAGTACTTACCTGTCCAACTGCTCCAACTGTCATGGTGCAGACTTACAAGGCCTAACGGATGCATTTCCTTCCCTGAAAAACATAAAAGACAGACATTCACGAGAATCTTTGGCTAAGATAATTACCCAGGGGAATGGTTTGATGCCAGCATTCCAAGGTTTCAATAAAGAAAAGTTAAATGCGTTATTGGATTACTTGCTTGAAGTAGAGCCTGTATCGGATCCTATCCATGATATCAAAGAGGAAGCAGGAGCCACAGACAGGTATGTTTTACAAGGCTTTCGACTTTTTACAGATGAGGAAGGTTTTCCAGCAAGTATGCCACCTTGGGGTACTTTGAATGCCATTGATTTAACAACAAATACCATTAAATGGAAGGTGCCCTTGGGTGAATATCCTAAATTAAAAGAGAGGGGAGTTGCACCTACCGGAACACAGAATTTTGGGGGTTGTGTAGCCACTGCAGGTGGACTGGTTTTTATGGGAGGGACACCTGATGAAATGTTCAGGGCTTTTGATGTTTTCACGGGAGAAATCCTTTGGGAATACAAACTTCCATTTGGAGCTTATGCAGTTCCTTCAATTTATGAAGTGGAGGGGAGGCAATATGTAGTCATTGCAGCTGGCGGAGCGAATAGGTTGGGCACTCCTGCGGGTGATGCTTATGTGGCATTTGCCTTGCCTGAA
Protein-coding sequences here:
- a CDS encoding nuclear transport factor 2 family protein — encoded protein: MKTTLTIFLMFLVTMLYAQKQEEASIKNVLTAETTAYMNRDYDAWAAQWDSKNEVSFLVTNAGFRSDNWEEISKSMKEDMENNSNPIKATLETSDFDFSVNGNQAFVIYVQNMKLDGQDYKSYEVRNLHKVKGKWKLAAMVSSKIEE
- the fdhD gene encoding formate dehydrogenase accessory sulfurtransferase FdhD; translation: MKATDSLVSFSSIHRYNKPDFTELQDLLAVEEPLQIRLEFEQNGEWHKKDLLVTMRSPGNDFDLVTGFLFAEGIIRNHSDILLIRYCQKVKPEEKGNVLIVQFVKGHPIDLKKLGRNFYTNSSCGVCGKTAIEAVKCENGALPLNKQWQIDPETILSIPENLQSSQTAFKYTGGLHAAALYDQNGKLLLLREDIGRHNALDKLIGASMQANIELSKEKIVLLSGRVSYEMAQKAINAGISILLAFGPPTHLAVALAKEKQMTLVGFLKNESFNIYSAEERIKIVGKKIV
- a CDS encoding FdhF/YdeP family oxidoreductase, whose protein sequence is MPILPKRKVKISPPAETAAGLKSIQTVAYRIWEETHIGKGVKTLFKLNQPNGFDCPSCAWPDPDADKVSKIAEYCENGAKAVAWEGSSKSIDNSFFEQNSIENLLEKSDHWLEKQGRLTRPMVLKEKDTHYTPITWKAAFELIAAELNALDTPDQAIFYTSGRTSNEAAFLYQCFVRQFGTNNLPDCSNMCHEASGKALTDTVGIGKASVVLNDIPKADLLIVMGQNPGTNAPRMLTAMEELKNKGGKIISVNPLPETGLLQFRHPQKPWEWIGKPTSIHDLHLQVKVNGDLPLLKALLKMLLEAEKQNPGKVFDHAFISEKTTGYQALCAHIEKCKLDQLILESGVPENQIKEAANLLIEKKNIIIAWAMGITQHRNAENTIREIVNILLLKGAIGKPGAGTLPVRGHSNVQGDRTMGIWEKMPERFMQRLGKAFDFQPPKKEGVHAVGAIQAMANGKGKVFMGMGGNFALAAPDTEKVFDGLKQCSLTLHVSTKLNRSHLIHGKTALILPCLGRTEEDISSHGSQFVSTEDTAGRVRMSHGDLPPASPELKSEVAIVCDMARAVLGKNNTTDWEGMKENYELIRDKIEEVIPGFDAYNERVKKAGGFYLPNGARERDFNTADKKARLTINPLNKARNPETPFILMTVRSHDQFNTTIYGYDDRYRGISNSREVVMMNEDDMLQYGCKAGDLVRLTSVFEGEKRVLEGFQVVPYNISQGCLSVYFPEGNVLVALDNNSEESHCPASKYIEVFLEKLDNESNR
- a CDS encoding sulfatase; amino-acid sequence: MSPKNILLYCLIFTGLFQSCGTDVQEKKPYNILFIAIDDLRPELGIYGNEIIKTPNLDAIGNSGTIFENHYVQVPTCGASRCSILTGMLPSSRAHLKNSAIEKMMADVPEGERPESFVHHLKRNGYYTVGIGKISHSIEGLVYGYEESPEGAKAEMPYSWDEMLFDAGKWGNGWNAFFGYADGSNRQGKKKQVKPYEAGDVSDEGYPDGLSTQLAIKKLRELADKEEPFFMGLGLFKPHLPFTSPKKYWDLYDRDEIPLSGSPDIPENIDLSSLQRNGEFNQYALGEEKASLEQPLSDEYARKLRHAYYAAVSYSDALVGKVMQELDELGLSDNTIVVVWGDHGWHLGDQRVWGKHTIFETALRSPLIIKVPGQEARRISSEMPVSSIDLYPTLMELTDIPTNFPLDGQSLMPLIKEGKDESREALAFSYFNNGISMRTDKYRLMKYFREETPKIELYDHVNDPLETKNIAAEQPELVEQLLVQLEKGDTGLYSKKNN
- a CDS encoding arylsulfatase codes for the protein MKFIQNSLPIYTLLSAIFLIAAVSCASSKEEEVLEKPNIIYILADDLGYGDLSFLGQTKFKTPNIDKLAAEGMVFTQHYAGTTVCAPSRSALMTGLHTGHTQVRGNRGLNGGQFPLKEGTQTLATLLKEAGYATGAFGKWGLGYPGSEGEPLNQGFDVFFGFNSQTIAHNYYPRELWDNDKIITLEGNQGTEQGQYAPNLIQEKRLAFIEKNKDNPFFMFVPTIVPHAELFAPEEYMEKFLTKTNPEPPYQYESKLGPETYYDGLDDPEHPRYKAGGYGSQAYPHAAFAAMVTLLDDHVGQIVSKLEELNLLENTIVIFTSDNGPHLEGGADPDFFNSNGPFQGYKRDLHEGGIHVPMIVSWPTKVKKGSETDHVSAFWDILPTFSDIVGIETVGTLDGISFLPTLLGADDQPTHSHLYWEFHEKGGKQAIRKGKWKGIKLNVFEGNETIQLYDLEQDPGETKDLASEYPEVVEEIKGLMQSSRTEDSEWPFEEKIERDVKNN